A section of the Methanomassiliicoccus luminyensis B10 genome encodes:
- a CDS encoding metal ABC transporter substrate-binding protein translates to MSLNRKSRTIIALAVVGALVLSGGFAFAYYSTGQSSDKMQVVATFYPLYYFSSEIGKDKADVSMLIPDNAEPHSWEPRPSDVVKVDKADILVYNGAGFEPWMDEFLELTTKKEVVVVDTSKNVSLMEGHDHDHEEGEEHDHEEEEHDHGPNDPHFWLDPRSAKVQVDNILAAFVEADPDNADFYEANAEDLKSRLDALDQEFADGLADRTKDDIVTTHEGFNYLAARYGFNVHSVMGIYADTGDITPEAMAELEDLINDLGIGYIFGEPTYSDTTIESLAHDTGAEVLILDGIHGRSGPHADMDYFEIMRANLQALRTGLGVST, encoded by the coding sequence ATGTCCTTAAACAGGAAGTCACGCACCATAATCGCACTGGCCGTCGTCGGTGCCCTGGTACTATCCGGCGGATTCGCTTTTGCCTACTATAGCACAGGACAGAGCTCGGACAAGATGCAGGTGGTGGCGACGTTCTATCCTCTGTACTACTTTTCCTCCGAGATCGGGAAGGACAAGGCTGACGTGAGCATGCTCATCCCCGACAACGCGGAGCCGCATTCATGGGAGCCGCGCCCCTCCGACGTGGTGAAGGTGGACAAAGCCGATATCCTCGTGTACAACGGCGCGGGCTTCGAGCCGTGGATGGATGAGTTCCTTGAGCTGACCACTAAAAAGGAGGTTGTCGTGGTGGACACCAGCAAGAACGTGTCCCTGATGGAGGGGCATGATCATGATCACGAGGAGGGAGAAGAGCATGATCATGAAGAGGAGGAGCACGACCACGGGCCCAACGATCCCCACTTCTGGCTCGACCCAAGGAGCGCCAAGGTGCAGGTAGATAATATCCTGGCCGCCTTCGTGGAGGCGGACCCCGACAACGCCGACTTCTACGAGGCCAACGCCGAGGACCTCAAGTCCCGGCTGGACGCCTTGGACCAGGAGTTCGCGGACGGCCTGGCCGATCGGACCAAGGACGATATCGTGACCACTCACGAGGGGTTCAATTACCTCGCCGCCAGGTACGGGTTCAACGTGCACAGTGTCATGGGCATATACGCCGATACGGGCGACATTACTCCTGAGGCCATGGCCGAGCTTGAAGACCTCATCAACGATCTCGGGATCGGCTACATCTTCGGGGAGCCGACCTACTCGGACACTACCATCGAGAGCCTGGCCCATGACACCGGCGCCGAGGTGCTCATCCTCGACGGCATACACGGGCGGTCCGGACCGCACGCGGACATGGACTACTTCGAGATAATGCGGGCGAACCTGCAGGCGCTGCGGACCGGCCTGGGAGTAAGCACTTAA